TGCGAAGTGGACACAAATCATACCTTAGAGGAAAGTTTGCACATTGTGTAAGTAAGGTTAAGAACATGAGAAGCCATGACTAATCATAATTCAAACCCACTGACATTAATAACGTTGGCCAGTGACGCGCTCTATCGCACTAAAAGTAAGTTAGGTCTGGTCGTCCGTCACATCGCTCTGTGAACAGTGTTCCAGTTAGACTTCTGTTTTATATTTGCCATAACAATCTGACAAAACAAAAAAGTAGCTCCAACCAGTCCATAAGTTTAGATAATGGAAACGTATTCAACTAATGGCTGATTTAACATCTAAATTCTGAGAAATGTATGAACACAAGGAAGGAATTAATAAAGTTCGATCAGAAGAAAGTTCGCACCTTGACATGAATGTTCTCTTTGGCTGAAGTTTCAAAGAACTCAATGCCGAGTTGTTCAGCCAGTTGCTTCCCTCTCTCGAAAGATATGACACGCTCGTCCTCCATGTCACACTTGTTGCCGACCAGGATCACCTGGGCATTGTCCCATGAGTATGTCTTGATCTGTGTTACCCTAAAACAGAACAATTTAAGTTACAAACCTTCtctgttttaacattttataagatCAAATGTTATTATTGACAAGATGTGAAAGAGAAACTACATATTTAGGCTACAATGTGATGGGAAGATGTTCATAACAATTTTAAGGATAAgataaaataggttaaaatatcattatttattgtacttttatttttatttgagtacaATAAATAGAGTCCCATGttatcacaaatatatataaaattatttattcgattttatttaatgtagaaaTCAATCGCTTTCAATCATAAAAGTAGAAACTAAGAGCCAATTTACACTGTATGAACATAAAACCTGGATTTTATTGTAATCGACGTCGATACACTTAAAACAGATCGTCAGACACacaaataatacttatttcaaCGTCAGGCAACTAGACAATgagtaacgtagctatggtgggaagggtggTTCATTACGAATACCGCTGATTTTTTTATGGATATCTTCAGACAGAAatggactctagattccaggagtcaatctgtATCAGTGTCAGTTTCAGACGATGCACTAAGCGTGAAATTGGTGCTTAAATTGGTGAAATTGAGCTTAACTCAATAGCCGTAAAGATAATGAGACTGAAAATTGTCGCTTTAAGGGTCTGCATATCACACTGATTAGATGGGGGGGGCTGACActgatttcaaatttatttatgagtCTAACAACACtgtgtttttaaatgtgtcaagctaagaaaagtcttagaataaagtataatttaatatttttttatactttcaatattattccatttcgacctccaccaaaccTAGTTCGACTGGCGATTGGTTTCTTTATTAGTAGCAATTTCTTCTCAATCGATTTCAAAAAAGTccaggttgtgtgtttatacaatgcaaatcgGCTCTCCATCTCTGTCGACAGCGCATTGCCAAGCAGGGGAACTATTTGTGAAAATATCTTATGACCTTTATTAGTTTCCTAACCAGCTTAAgctaattttccaattaaaaattaaacaattctattTGCAAATTCAATAAAAGGGACACATAGTGATGTTTGACATCcacaataaatatacatacatattgaaAGATTGCTAACCAAGGCATAAGAATTTGGATTACTTCAGAGTTTTTGAGTAATCATGaggttttaaatgtatatttttggatGACCTAATCTATGTTTCTCTAGGACGTTTTGACAGAATACATTAAAAGAAAGTGTATTTGTAAATCTTGTTAATACATTTCTTAACCCTGATGATTTTATTGTAGTTATTAACTTTTCCACTGTTCAAAAACAGGTCAATTCGATGGGGGGAGGGGTGAGTTTTATTCTTCATTAATGTTATCATGTTGAAGGGgtcgagaaaataaaatacagtgcAATAGACAGACATACCtgtattataaatagtatatagcATATTTCAGAAGATCGTTCCTGTGATTGAAGTACTActgttctttttaattttaatttaaatatcttcataaataagcaatttagaaatgttttacatGAGTTAACGCTGTTGCTCAATTTATTTAGGGGACCGATGACGTTATGTTCTAAGGTAcagattgtaaaataattaaaatgatgtTAATTTTGTGAAAATCCTCATGATAAGCTGTGTGCAATTCAGCCAAGTATTAATGTGCTAAGAATGTATCAGGAAAACTCCAGTCTCAGACTTATGGTGGGTTTATTTTATGTcttagaaatacataaaatattttggcaataaaaaaactattttggcAACAAGCCgggttgttaaattttattacagtgtTAGAAGTAAAGAATATAACTACACTGAACTAACCAGTCCTGTACGCTGTTGAAGGATTCCTCGTTGGTAATGTCGTACATGAGAATGAAGCCCATAGCACCACGGTAGTATGCTGTGGTGATAGTCCGGTACCGCTCCTGTCCAGCAGTGTCCTGTACATAGGTTCGATTACTCGTAACAACACAGTACAGTTATATGTTAACGAGTACAAACATATCGCAAGTCTATGTTTAGACAGGAAAGGCAAATCCCATTTTTAGCTAAGACTCAAAAAATGCCTTAACATTAAACAGACGATATTTTTTCTAAGGTCATATTGTAGTTtcacacacttaaaaccaaccttCAGATACgcaaataaaatgtaaatctgCCAATTATAAGAAGATCAACTACGAGTATTTGGTTGAAAACTGACAGTTTTGACTGACGAtcgataaaatataatttagtactttttaatattacgatATTCTCCCAATTAGATCCTTACAAAAATCAACGGGGGAGGGTGGTCTATTTCCTTCTTGAAAATTTCTCAAtttgatttcatgaaaaactagatTGCGTGCTTGTACAATGTAGAGCTCTCTATCAGATATCTAACAGAGACAATCTATGCAATCAAATCCatttatcaatcaatcaaatttGAAGTTGTTTTGATAAACtcaacaaaaaacacaaacataattacaaaatttagagcATTAACTTGAAGTTTACATTGAGATTATTAAAACGATTGCTTTTTGCATCAGTCAATAAAACTGTTAGATGTTAGAGAAGTACAGTTATAAAACTCACACAAAACCTTAGTACTAATTTACTGTTCCAAATAACTTGTATCTGGTGGCAAAAGGATTGATTATTATGTCTGCCGTGCACTTGAGCAAATAGCATTATATTTGCACCTGAACACCTGCTTTGAATGTCACAGCCTCAGCTCCAGCTTTGGTTCCCTCTTTATACACTTCCAGCATGATACTACAAGTGGAGAAAGAactgaaaagaatggattttatCATACAAATGTTGTATATGTCAACAAGACACAAATAATTAGTTCCGTGTTATTCCTAAGCCATGCTAACTGAGAAAATTCATCTCTATActgaattactttttaaaatattaaagagtaactacatttttttataccagaagaaaataactttatattatactcattttaataccatctaaaaatgtatcactttttatcaaatggaaattcttcacaaaattgttaacgacaaaacatattttatcaaaagAACTAGGGCTGTTTCCACACTTGGTAACGATACAACTAAGATTCCTTTCACCGGATATGCCTTGTATGAGTggcataaaaatgttcaatatttggCCACAGCTGCATTACATTTTAGTTAGGAATCTCAACGCCTACTACGGCGTGCCCGTATCTTTATACTTCACGCATAGCAAGTTTGACAAAGCTTACTTTATTGGGTGCTtcaatcattaaaatagtttgatCGTGATTATAAGCCACAAATCCTCGTTATTCTGTTTGTTATATCCTCGTGTCCTGCCGTCATACGCTAGTATGGAACTTTTATGAAAAACCTTCTAGCCTGCCACTAGGCTGCTGTCGAAAACAGATATGAGAAGAAGAGTGATTACCGCTCATTGGTTCAAATATCGGTATACCCTTGTTACTCATTATATAACTAttgggatttaaaatttttaacatagaaGGTACTTGGTGAAATAAGCAGGTATCAGATTATGTTCTTCGTTTGGTTTGGTTTTGACCTTGGAATGATTgcaaaggaaacaggatttttcggataTACTCGTATATCTCGATCTTGTATTGTTTTACATTCAGTCTTTGTATCCCTGTTTGGAAAAAATCATCCTTCCTTCAAATTTGATGTTTGATGTAACAGTAAATAGTTAACACAATATACGTAAGTGCAAATACACCGATACTATGAAGAATCGAAGGTCCCGACAGAACATGACGAAAGTCTTATCAATGAATGCAACGTAGTAACTTCATCACAATATGTGTActatgtcacatgataaaatataagtgtagcctactctgtttgtttacaaattgttttattctgcgattttctcgtgcCATTATGGTTAcgaataatattatgtataaattttagaatcttattttacatttatctttgaCTTTTAACCCCAAAATTAAGCTCTTTCTTGGACCCAGAAAAACCAAACCAAAGTCCCtgggacctttctatcaagagtcatCACTCAGACTCACGGACAGAGTCAATCAGACGGACAATACGATTTTAAGAATGCACTGTCTGTTCTTTATAAATTGTGTGATTTTTGCTATAAATGGTTTTAACACAATTCATGAAACCGTAAACGTACAATTTCGTTAAAAACAGTTTCctataaggggggggggggagacgTTGCTTTTCAGAACCAAATATTGGTGTTGTGGGTTGTTCAGAGTCGTTTTATACACAATTCCAAAGATGGCACAGCAAGTTAACTTTTCGTGTTCAGATACTTATTGATGAATTTAAActtatgaatattttgatttcaataaacaCAGTCATGAGCAGTTAGTAATGGTTgctttattttttgtaagtttatttccATCATAcgtcattttttaattactacttgGACATTTGTagaaattatttgtgttattgaccatggacataaatatttatattgataacattacagataaaatttataaatattaaataaatcttaccCATATTTGTAGCTTGACCCGTTTGTCGTGTCGGAACACGGTTTTCACCTTGAAGTCGATACCGACTGTCGACACGAATGCAGACGTGAAGGAATCGTCAGCGTAACGAAACAAGAACGACGTTTTCCCGACGCTACTGTTGCCGATGATGAGCAGCTTGAACATGTAGTCAAAGTTCTGGTCTGCTGCATCTTTCTGCCACTTAGGTTCTCCCTGTCCTCCAGCCATCTGGAAATATATTGTCTTTTTCAGATAACGCGtctataaatacaaacattgtagTTGGAACTGACTTACACATGTGACGTTACATTCTGGATTAGGTAAAATCCCAAATTTAaactatcttttaaaaaattaaaaatttgtaatgtggaaaatcacaataatatacagaaaaagtgtgaaattaaatgtttaaaacacacaaaaccacACAATAAGCAGGAACACACaaatatattctaattaaattaagtcaaagtgaaaaagtaaaaaatcaagtACTATTCCACTTAGCCACTCGATAGTCCAAATTCTCAAAATAGATGAAACTTTAACACAAACTGACTATGAACGCACACAAGTTCTAGTGCTGGTAGTACCTTATATGTTAGCAGTGCGCGTACAGTGACCGTGTATTCGTGTATGGTAGGTCTGTGTTTTGTACTAATAGTTTTGTGTAAGGGATTGGGATTTCAGTTTAAACCGCCGCTTTGAATTCCTTTTATGTAATTTGAATTGATTTactttaaagcattttaaaatttatttttaatccttacaGCAGGTTCAAATGTACGGTTTCTTGTAACtcctaacaataaaaaatgtgtgcATCCTTTTAtggtttcaaaaatttaaattgcaatgtCAGATTGTGACTGGTATTCATTTGAACACACTATCCAAACGTTAATCTTGTCCAAGGAATAATAGTTAAACCGTTTTAAACTATTGGAAATACTgtgcataaatatactttataataaagaaaaagaaaaattcagCTACATAAAAAACAGAAGAAACACAGGAGTTGACATTCAAGGCATTTCTATACTTAAACACCTCAACCAAAAGGATCAGCGGTAAGCTTGCCCCCGCGTTCAGAAGATCCCACGATCAAACTGTATCGGTGATGtgttttttcatatataaaaagtCAAGATATATGATTTCTATGTAtcacataaaaattgtttacccTCGGCCTAAATCCCTGCTTCCTTATTCCTTAATGTGGAATATGGTTATTCAAGGGTCTAAATTCTGTCATTAACTATACATTCTAAACTCTATcgttaaaataagaagtatacACTCGTACTAGACTTTATGCAATACGATTAAGACTGTTACCGAAATTTTTGCTCACTTTATCGTTCTATAActagaaaacttattttttatacgCAAGGGTTTTAGATTTCCTTCCAGGTTCATCCAGAACTTACATGAGCGTAAATACTCCAATAACTGAGGATGAGAGTTATTTTCGTAACTAAAATTTCCTACTTAAACAGCCTTGAAATTAGTGACTTTGAAGGAAGGTGCAGCTTTAATGTTGAGAGACTTCAATTCAATGAAAGGATCACTAAATTGCACAAAAAACTAAttgtcaaaaaaatgtttgagaaCTGGATTTGGAAATTATTACTGGTAGAGAGTTTGAACAACGGTTATTATTACTTCGCATTGACACTACTATTCCATTTTCATTAAAGTGAAGACAATTCCCTATCAAAGTGGCATTCTGCATGGCAATTAACAAGGCGCAGGGACAAACAATCGACCGAGTCAGAGTACCTGAACCAATGTTCATCAGTTGTATGTGGCACTATTGCGCGGGATATCGTTCAAACATTTGTTTGTTAAGGTAGAAATTAAACTCCAAGGTCGGTTTACATCCAATGTAGTTTAAAAGGAAGTATTGTTAAATCAGAGAGTCTTTTTTGTGAACGAGGTTGGAATGACATGTCAACTAATCACAATTTTTGTATGGTATGTGATTTTTCACGCAACATTAAAAGTATGAGAACTGATTTCTTAACTAAGACGGTATGTTACtcctcaaataaaattttatcctttgacgaaataattaattactaacgcGCCCCTCCCCCCACTAATTACAATATCGAGTAATACT
The Homalodisca vitripennis isolate AUS2020 chromosome 1, UT_GWSS_2.1, whole genome shotgun sequence DNA segment above includes these coding regions:
- the LOC124365184 gene encoding ras-related protein Rab-3 isoform X1, producing the protein MNSAWHSWIPYVMAGGQGEPKWQKDAADQNFDYMFKLLIIGNSSVGKTSFLFRYADDSFTSAFVSTVGIDFKVKTVFRHDKRVKLQIWDTAGQERYRTITTAYYRGAMGFILMYDITNEESFNSVQDWVTQIKTYSWDNAQVILVGNKCDMEDERVISFERGKQLAEQLGIEFFETSAKENIHVKAVFERLVDIICDKMSESLDSNPDLLSNAKGTRLTEQPQGPHNPNCNC
- the LOC124365184 gene encoding ras-related protein Rab-3 isoform X2; its protein translation is MAGGQGEPKWQKDAADQNFDYMFKLLIIGNSSVGKTSFLFRYADDSFTSAFVSTVGIDFKVKTVFRHDKRVKLQIWDTAGQERYRTITTAYYRGAMGFILMYDITNEESFNSVQDWVTQIKTYSWDNAQVILVGNKCDMEDERVISFERGKQLAEQLGIEFFETSAKENIHVKAVFERLVDIICDKMSESLDSNPDLLSNAKGTRLTEQPQGPHNPNCNC